The proteins below come from a single Staphylococcus sp. MI 10-1553 genomic window:
- a CDS encoding Ig-like domain-containing protein: MNKNDKFKSTQQVQHHYGIRKFKVGIVSVMFASFFYINTGHTAHAAELPPANETMTTDVISNERSLEGQVRVHQNVSTQPQNNSLNTLKPTDHKNGNVLSNTTTIAKSDTLDKSQEKKDERVQEKLITENQKTTDQAIETHNRHTDSTAFRKVDVTESEKNQAAIPAPQAETKEKTVQGINEKVYEKAIPVMNHPKTAQTIGMSRGIGQGRESLGMIVPANTKLYIRQAGTQNAENLRVSLMTDDGHQNKNKVIPKNGAWVNLETTIDSAAFVNLPRGIDHMPLVDFYIENNLGRALPTYRKGENQVAFESQWKSQNSSYAYVEGKYITFLIPKVDQQRISDMKQSQGHTFKSLDDMIDYYDDVITKYNQWTGLNEDPQSIDYNVGMKYFTAADKHGFGLAYWSWDRMGSNSNSLHGYLQPGWLGLHEVGHGFDGWMVRDNRMELLEVWNNILANEYQTKVQGIKNGWLYGDKQQAFQKRIHEQMLKSPESFSYASIGLRDRLDFMTRIVRLTGIDGLTKMLQSIRVEASKAPVIKDVPRWINTYWLADSGYNGLAYFDLYHIDVPTKLKETLNAYPNSYIYPLALLIHNDAERQKYVEKLGLATEYELVRTSDIKDSAIKTNATVNVNMQNQILPEDSVIQLLDGTEKVAEATIVNGKAQFEKIHPGIYKIIAPLSKDLALPEDMYLIVKEKGENEATVTYPAIQHRQSAMTERIVLQGLSNREFATIEYQPEHHKVIYRQNQMQPHNNFKDEYARITIKSKKGAILFDNSLVGNVTPEAKEIAFEMQDGDTITVKHREPNSRRQVQRIENGKRLIFPNQRDEIVTYTLTEKGLIVNNEGTEAAENRYNEQMQGDVTQLIAKMEAHPDRDYRIALYRVVQGIQHMDVIEKEKLMQQLQPYLKEVVTTRASIPTVIQTERDRDSIIGNADGNAKITVTFPSGAVTKVQADEYGYWEAEIPAKEVLRVDDQLAIVATLPGKFPSAPLYAKVTDTIAPPSPEVDVFVENATTMSGTSLPHTSIIVTFPNKQTIQGNVEDGHWSIQIPQGMSLTADDTISVQAIDDVGNRSIPNDVIPFDETPPVPPKVTTTEAGKHIVWGSGEKYKDLIEVKLPNGTLVDTQIGRNLTWMIGVPFDTELKAGDQIFVTEIDNFGNQSQPGIGQVIDTTAPKTPTVNQLSEGTTVLMGTAEPKSKVVVTINEQHTVEAQVNQDGTWKIIDPVIGSIQAHDKVAVKAIDESMNISPVVFIVIKPVPKTSPPTEQPKENVTLENVNTSEAENSSKNVAIPEKLEEVETPKTYGKVESTEKENSTVVEDKKATEKEEVAETVNAPEVRDSSENVAIPENTEEVETPETAGKVEPTEEEENSTVVEDKRPTEKEEAAEAVNVPEVRSSSESVTIPEKLEEVETPKASDDVKVTEKNETSKKENVTESETVIDNVEQPEKEENSTVVEDKKPTEKEEAAEAVNVPEAGDSSENVVTPEKPEEVEVPETARKVESIEKTEALENDNTMDKQSETDTEEPINSTDVTETVIDSDNDVATEKTIVTKMHSLKNVSIAEDIMYKNQRADEVYVNDTMHFMHTMKTINQKAEAQKVAKKYFKLSCNTASIASMNTRDDTQKSFFAPQLPATGLTENKQGKGLLLVFLGLGLMMKQFFKLQAKQ, encoded by the coding sequence TTGAATAAAAACGACAAATTCAAATCAACACAGCAAGTGCAACATCATTATGGCATACGTAAATTTAAAGTAGGCATTGTTTCTGTTATGTTTGCTTCCTTCTTTTATATTAATACAGGTCATACCGCACATGCGGCTGAGTTACCCCCTGCAAATGAGACGATGACAACTGATGTTATCTCAAATGAGCGATCGCTTGAGGGACAAGTGAGGGTACATCAAAATGTTTCCACACAGCCACAAAATAACTCACTTAACACATTGAAGCCAACTGACCATAAAAATGGCAACGTTCTGTCCAATACGACTACAATCGCAAAGAGCGACACTTTGGATAAATCTCAAGAGAAAAAAGATGAGCGTGTTCAAGAGAAACTAATAACTGAAAATCAGAAGACCACTGACCAAGCAATAGAAACACATAATCGCCATACAGATTCTACTGCATTTCGTAAGGTTGATGTCACAGAGTCTGAGAAAAATCAAGCAGCGATACCTGCCCCTCAAGCAGAAACAAAAGAAAAAACTGTGCAAGGAATTAATGAAAAAGTATATGAGAAAGCGATTCCTGTTATGAATCACCCTAAAACTGCACAAACGATTGGAATGAGCAGAGGGATAGGTCAAGGACGTGAGAGTCTTGGAATGATTGTTCCTGCGAATACAAAACTATATATTCGTCAAGCGGGCACTCAAAACGCAGAAAATTTACGTGTCAGTCTAATGACAGACGACGGTCACCAAAATAAAAACAAAGTAATCCCGAAAAATGGCGCATGGGTTAATTTAGAGACGACAATTGATAGTGCGGCCTTTGTCAATTTACCTAGAGGTATCGATCATATGCCCTTAGTTGATTTCTACATCGAAAACAACTTGGGACGCGCACTACCTACTTATCGTAAAGGGGAAAATCAAGTTGCTTTTGAATCGCAATGGAAATCACAAAATTCAAGTTATGCATATGTAGAAGGAAAGTATATTACATTTTTAATCCCTAAAGTAGACCAACAGCGTATAAGTGATATGAAACAAAGCCAAGGGCACACGTTTAAGTCATTAGATGATATGATTGACTATTATGACGATGTTATTACGAAATACAATCAATGGACTGGTTTGAATGAAGATCCCCAGTCTATTGATTATAACGTGGGAATGAAATACTTTACAGCTGCTGACAAGCACGGATTCGGACTTGCATATTGGTCATGGGATCGCATGGGTTCGAATAGTAATTCTTTACATGGTTATTTACAACCAGGATGGCTTGGATTACATGAAGTTGGTCATGGTTTTGATGGGTGGATGGTAAGAGATAATCGTATGGAGTTGTTAGAAGTATGGAACAATATTTTGGCTAATGAATATCAAACAAAAGTTCAAGGTATCAAAAATGGATGGTTATATGGTGATAAGCAACAGGCATTTCAAAAACGTATACATGAACAAATGTTAAAGTCACCAGAGTCATTTTCTTATGCGAGTATTGGTTTAAGAGATCGATTAGATTTTATGACGCGTATCGTTCGATTAACGGGTATTGACGGCTTAACAAAAATGCTTCAATCTATACGTGTTGAGGCATCAAAAGCACCTGTTATTAAAGATGTACCACGTTGGATTAATACATACTGGCTTGCGGATAGTGGTTATAATGGTTTAGCCTATTTTGATCTTTATCATATTGATGTCCCTACAAAGTTGAAAGAGACATTAAATGCCTATCCAAATAGTTATATCTATCCCTTAGCGTTGTTGATCCACAATGACGCAGAACGTCAAAAATATGTTGAAAAGCTAGGATTGGCTACCGAGTACGAGTTAGTCCGAACATCTGACATTAAAGATTCAGCAATTAAAACGAATGCGACAGTTAATGTGAATATGCAAAACCAAATCCTACCTGAAGACAGTGTCATTCAGCTTCTCGATGGAACTGAAAAGGTTGCTGAAGCTACCATTGTCAATGGAAAGGCACAGTTTGAAAAGATACATCCAGGTATATATAAAATTATTGCGCCGTTATCAAAAGATTTAGCATTGCCAGAAGATATGTATTTGATAGTGAAAGAAAAAGGGGAAAATGAAGCGACAGTCACATATCCAGCGATACAACATAGACAATCTGCAATGACTGAACGGATTGTATTACAAGGGTTATCTAATCGAGAATTTGCAACAATAGAATATCAACCCGAACATCATAAAGTCATCTATCGTCAAAATCAGATGCAGCCACATAATAATTTTAAGGATGAATATGCACGTATTACCATTAAAAGTAAAAAAGGAGCAATTTTATTTGACAATTCATTAGTGGGAAATGTCACGCCTGAAGCAAAAGAGATTGCTTTTGAAATGCAAGATGGGGATACAATCACTGTGAAACACCGTGAGCCAAACTCGCGTCGTCAAGTACAACGTATAGAGAATGGAAAACGCTTAATATTTCCAAATCAGCGGGATGAAATCGTGACATATACGTTAACTGAAAAAGGATTGATTGTTAATAATGAAGGTACAGAAGCGGCAGAAAATAGATACAATGAGCAGATGCAAGGAGATGTAACACAGCTTATCGCAAAAATGGAGGCACATCCTGATCGAGATTATCGAATTGCGTTATACCGTGTTGTTCAAGGGATTCAACATATGGATGTCATTGAAAAAGAAAAATTGATGCAGCAATTACAACCTTACTTGAAAGAAGTTGTCACGACTCGAGCATCGATACCTACAGTAATTCAAACTGAACGAGATCGTGATAGTATCATAGGAAATGCAGATGGAAATGCAAAGATCACTGTAACTTTTCCATCAGGAGCAGTGACAAAGGTTCAAGCAGATGAATATGGTTATTGGGAAGCGGAAATTCCTGCTAAAGAAGTGTTGCGTGTAGATGATCAATTGGCAATTGTTGCTACATTACCTGGGAAATTTCCTTCTGCACCACTTTATGCTAAAGTCACAGATACAATTGCGCCTCCATCGCCAGAAGTGGATGTTTTTGTAGAAAATGCAACAACGATGTCCGGTACATCATTGCCCCATACATCGATTATTGTTACATTTCCTAACAAGCAAACGATACAAGGGAACGTAGAAGATGGCCATTGGTCTATTCAGATTCCACAAGGTATGTCTCTGACTGCAGATGATACTATTTCAGTGCAAGCAATTGATGATGTAGGAAATCGATCAATACCAAATGATGTCATTCCTTTTGATGAGACGCCTCCAGTACCTCCTAAAGTGACAACTACGGAGGCAGGGAAACATATCGTATGGGGAAGCGGAGAGAAATATAAAGATCTGATTGAAGTAAAACTACCTAATGGGACATTGGTAGATACGCAAATAGGTCGTAATTTAACATGGATGATTGGTGTTCCGTTTGATACAGAACTTAAAGCTGGCGACCAAATCTTTGTGACAGAAATTGACAATTTTGGTAATCAGTCACAACCGGGAATAGGACAAGTTATAGATACAACAGCACCTAAGACACCTACAGTCAATCAATTAAGTGAAGGAACAACTGTATTGATGGGGACAGCAGAGCCGAAAAGTAAAGTCGTTGTGACAATTAATGAGCAACACACTGTAGAGGCGCAGGTCAATCAAGATGGAACGTGGAAAATTATTGATCCTGTTATAGGAAGCATTCAAGCGCATGACAAGGTTGCTGTTAAAGCCATTGATGAAAGTATGAATATCTCGCCAGTGGTATTCATTGTTATCAAACCAGTACCGAAAACATCTCCGCCGACTGAACAACCCAAAGAGAATGTAACGTTGGAAAACGTAAATACATCAGAGGCGGAGAACTCATCAAAGAACGTGGCAATCCCAGAAAAGCTAGAAGAAGTAGAAACACCGAAGACATATGGAAAAGTTGAATCGACAGAAAAAGAGAATTCAACGGTTGTGGAAGATAAAAAAGCAACAGAAAAAGAAGAAGTCGCAGAAACTGTAAATGCACCAGAAGTGCGTGACTCATCAGAAAATGTGGCAATTCCAGAAAACACAGAAGAAGTAGAAACACCGGAGACAGCTGGAAAAGTTGAGCCAACAGAAGAAGAAGAGAATTCAACGGTTGTGGAAGATAAGAGACCAACAGAAAAAGAAGAAGCTGCAGAAGCTGTAAATGTACCAGAAGTGCGTAGCTCATCAGAGAGTGTGACAATCCCTGAAAAGCTAGAAGAAGTAGAAACACCGAAAGCTAGTGATGATGTCAAGGTAACAGAGAAAAATGAAACATCGAAAAAAGAAAATGTGACAGAATCAGAGACTGTTATTGATAATGTAGAACAGCCAGAAAAAGAAGAGAACTCAACGGTCGTGGAAGATAAGAAGCCAACAGAAAAAGAAGAAGCTGCAGAAGCTGTGAATGTACCAGAAGCGGGTGACTCATCAGAGAACGTAGTCACTCCTGAAAAACCAGAAGAAGTAGAAGTGCCAGAGACAGCTAGAAAAGTTGAGTCGATAGAAAAAACAGAAGCACTAGAAAATGATAATACAATGGACAAACAAAGCGAGACTGACACTGAAGAACCCATTAACTCAACGGATGTCACTGAAACGGTTATCGATTCTGACAATGATGTTGCAACAGAAAAGACCATAGTAACAAAAATGCATAGTTTGAAAAATGTTTCTATAGCAGAAGATATTATGTATAAAAACCAACGTGCTGATGAAGTTTATGTAAATGATACGATGCACTTTATGCATACGATGAAAACTATAAATCAAAAAGCAGAAGCACAAAAAGTAGCGAAGAAGTACTTTAAATTAAGTTGCAATACAGCATCGATAGCTAGCATGAATACACGTGATGATACCCAAAAATCATTCTTTGCACCGCAATTACCTGCAACAGGTCTAACTGAAAATAAACAGGGAAAAGGATTACTATTAGTATTTTTGGGGTTAGGTTTGATGATGAAACAGTTCTTTAAGTTACAGGCAAAACAGTAA
- a CDS encoding SDR family oxidoreductase: MTHNNPLKQFFNGDFEEQPQEYPGIQKQMTPVPDCGEETYKGANKLKGKKALVTGGDSGIGRAAAIAYAKEGADVAIAYHPDEQEDAEEVKAVIEKAGQKAVLIPGDLRDSKYAKQMVKDAHSQLNGLDILVLNAGMQQYEYEIENLAADQLTDTFEVNVFSNIYSIQEALQYFEPGASIIVTASIQGVKPSSHLVDYAMTKASNISMTKSLAAQLGPKGIRVNAVAPGPIWTPLQVSGGQPQESLPKFGQNQPLQRAGQPVELADVYVLLASDNASYITGQVYGVTGGAPIN, encoded by the coding sequence ATGACTCATAATAATCCGTTGAAACAATTTTTTAATGGTGATTTTGAAGAACAACCTCAAGAATATCCTGGGATTCAAAAACAAATGACACCTGTCCCAGATTGTGGAGAAGAAACGTACAAAGGTGCGAATAAATTAAAAGGTAAAAAAGCATTAGTTACAGGTGGCGATTCAGGTATAGGTCGTGCAGCTGCAATTGCTTATGCCAAAGAAGGGGCAGATGTTGCGATTGCTTATCACCCGGATGAACAAGAAGATGCTGAAGAAGTAAAAGCGGTTATTGAAAAAGCAGGACAAAAAGCAGTATTAATTCCAGGTGATTTACGTGATTCGAAATATGCGAAACAAATGGTTAAAGATGCACATAGTCAATTAAATGGGCTCGATATCCTTGTACTCAATGCAGGCATGCAACAATATGAATATGAGATTGAAAATTTAGCAGCGGATCAATTAACAGACACATTTGAAGTCAATGTTTTCTCAAATATTTACTCTATTCAAGAAGCATTACAATATTTTGAGCCAGGCGCAAGTATTATCGTGACTGCATCTATTCAAGGTGTAAAACCAAGTTCACATTTAGTAGATTATGCGATGACAAAAGCTTCTAACATTTCTATGACGAAAAGTTTAGCAGCACAATTAGGGCCTAAAGGTATCCGTGTTAATGCTGTTGCACCAGGTCCTATTTGGACACCACTTCAAGTTAGTGGAGGCCAACCACAAGAAAGTCTGCCAAAATTTGGTCAAAACCAACCACTGCAACGTGCAGGTCAACCTGTTGAGCTAGCAGATGTTTATGTGTTACTCGCTTCAGACAATGCGAGCTATATTACGGGTCAAGTTTATGGTGTCACTGGTGGCGCACCAATTAACTAA
- a CDS encoding DeoR/GlpR family DNA-binding transcription regulator: MKKFQRYSEIMNRLHTFKHVNVKDLADTFKVSEETIRRDLEQLEKDGVVKRKHGGASLVAESDFPYAFRATSNSDKKKIIAKKILPLLKESYSIMADSSSTVLEAIRLLSIQGQSFKVITNSINMLYELSSTPLDFISTGGMLKPDSATLVGSQAINTIHHYYTDVTLLSCRSFSVNGASVNGEHEGFTKKEMVRQGRKIIMLVDSSKLIPHEDALFQFASFDDIDYVVSDVPLPKAYREVLERHHVEVL; the protein is encoded by the coding sequence ATGAAAAAATTTCAACGTTACAGCGAAATTATGAATCGTTTGCATACATTCAAACATGTGAACGTCAAAGATTTAGCAGATACTTTTAAAGTAAGCGAAGAAACGATTCGTCGTGATTTGGAACAGTTAGAAAAAGATGGCGTCGTCAAAAGAAAACATGGCGGGGCGTCGTTAGTTGCGGAGAGTGACTTTCCTTATGCATTTCGTGCGACGAGTAACTCTGACAAGAAAAAAATCATCGCTAAAAAAATACTTCCCTTATTAAAAGAAAGTTACAGTATTATGGCGGACTCGAGTTCAACCGTGTTAGAGGCTATACGATTACTTTCCATTCAAGGGCAGTCTTTCAAAGTGATTACGAACTCAATTAATATGCTGTATGAATTATCATCCACACCGCTCGACTTTATTTCAACAGGCGGGATGTTAAAGCCTGATTCAGCGACATTAGTCGGTTCCCAAGCGATTAATACGATTCATCATTATTATACGGACGTCACATTGTTAAGCTGTCGTTCATTTTCGGTTAACGGGGCTTCAGTGAATGGGGAACATGAAGGATTTACTAAGAAAGAAATGGTGCGCCAAGGACGAAAAATCATCATGCTTGTCGATTCGAGCAAACTGATACCACATGAAGATGCACTGTTTCAATTCGCATCGTTTGATGACATTGACTATGTGGTGAGTGATGTTCCACTTCCAAAAGCGTATCGCGAAGTGCTCGAACGACATCACGTCGAAGTGCTTTAA